A portion of the Candidatus Desulfofervidus auxilii genome contains these proteins:
- a CDS encoding glycosyltransferase, which produces MPKVSVIIPTYNRANFLKEAIESVLNQTYKDYELIIVDDGSTDETPKIIAQYKNKLKYIVIPHHGVSKARNVGIKTAKGEFIAFLDSDDLWYPKKLEVQINFFDNHHNALICQTEEIWLRNGKRVNPKKYHKKPSGMMFEKSLERCLISPSAVMMHKTLFEKVGLFDESFPACEDYDMWLRITARFPVYLLPEPLVIKRGGHPDQLSKLVEALDKWRIKAIEKILKSGILNETQYKLALEELKKKCQIYASGCLKRNKFKEAKYYFKLPEKYQINCSTK; this is translated from the coding sequence ATGCCAAAAGTTAGTGTTATCATTCCAACTTATAATCGAGCTAATTTTTTAAAAGAGGCAATAGAATCAGTATTAAATCAGACTTATAAAGATTATGAATTAATTATTGTGGATGATGGCTCAACTGACGAAACACCAAAAATTATAGCACAATATAAAAATAAATTAAAATATATTGTTATTCCTCATCATGGTGTAAGCAAAGCAAGAAATGTTGGGATAAAAACAGCAAAAGGAGAATTTATTGCCTTTTTAGACTCAGATGATCTTTGGTATCCAAAAAAATTAGAGGTTCAAATTAATTTTTTTGATAACCATCATAATGCCCTTATATGCCAAACAGAAGAAATTTGGCTAAGAAACGGGAAAAGGGTAAATCCTAAAAAATATCATAAAAAACCATCAGGAATGATGTTTGAAAAGAGTCTTGAACGTTGTTTAATTAGTCCTTCTGCTGTTATGATGCATAAAACACTATTTGAAAAAGTAGGTTTATTTGACGAGTCATTCCCAGCATGTGAAGATTATGATATGTGGCTAAGAATCACTGCCAGGTTCCCTGTTTATCTTTTACCTGAACCATTAGTAATAAAAAGAGGAGGACATCCTGACCAGCTTTCTAAACTTGTTGAAGCTTTAGATAAATGGAGGATTAAAGCCATTGAAAAGATTTTAAAAAGCGGAATATTGAATGAGACTCAATATAAATTAGCTTTAGAAGAATTAAAGAAAAAATGTCAAATTTATGCAAGTGGCTGCCTTAAAAGAAATAAATTTAAAGAAGCAAAATACTATTTTAAATTGCCAGAAAAATATCAAATAAACTGTTCAACAAAATAA